From Geotalea uraniireducens Rf4:
GTAACGAACCTGCATATGTCCGGTTTGCCGCGGAAAAGATCGCGGAGTTGAAGGGGCTCACGTTGGAAGACGTCAGTCGCATCACCACCCTCAATGTCCAGAGTCTGTTCAGCATCGGCAGGAAAAACCAGAACGCCCAGATCGCCTACCGCATCAGAAACTCGCTCTACCTGAACATAACCAACCGCTGCTCGAACCGCTGTTCGTTCTGTGCCAAATTTGAGGATTTCACGGTAAAAGGACACTACCTGCTCCTTGACCATGAGCCTGATTTTTCAGAGGTGATGGCGGCAATCGCCGCGCATAAGGGGTATGACGAAGTGGTTTTCTGCGGGTACGGCGAGCCGCTTTTGCGCCTTGATCTGATCAAGGAGGTCGCTGCTGCCCTAAAAAAACAGGGGATGAGAATCAGGATCAATACGGACGGCCAGGCAAACCTGGTCTATGGCAGGAATATACTGCCGGAACTTGCGGGACTGATCGACACCGTTTCCGTCAGCCTCAACGCGGCAGACGAAGATACCTACGACCTGCTCTGCAATACGCCGTTCAGCAAGGATGGTTTCACCGGCGTCTGCACATTTCTCCGGGAAGCCAAACAGTACATTCCGCAGGTGATTGCCAGCGCCGTCACCGTTCCGGGTCTGGACATCGCAGAAGTAAAGAGACTTGCCGAATCGCTCGGCGTCGAATTCCGGGAACGGGAATATACGGAAGTCGGCTAGGAAAATTGCCCGGGGCGGCACTGCAACATACTACCGCAGCACAACGCCGGTTTTACGTCGGCACCATCTTCATCCAGGCTATTTAGGCAGTTCGACCGGATTACAGACATTTTCCGGCTTATCGGCTTTCGCCCTGCAATTGCCGCACTCCACGGTTGGGTTGGTCGAAAGACACCCAATCAGTTCCAAATCACCCTTTTCCTTGAGAGCACACATATGCTCTTTGTGTTTCTGGCTGTCACATTCCATGGTTATCTCCCACCACTGTTTTAATTTTGCATGACGTCAATTTTGTTGCAACTTTTCACTCACCTGATGGCCGACAAATCAACACCACCAGGCAGATGACGAATCATTGCCTTGTATTTTTGCCACTCTACAGCCCCCCATACCTCGGTAGATGCATGCCCGAATGTGCGGACAATGGTAGCTACCTTTATGGCCGTATCCATATCAGGAGCCTGAAAAATATCCAGATAATCGCATCCGCCCAGGATGGCAAAATTGTGCACCCATTTGACCTGGGGGCATTCAGTGCTGATGCATTTAACCGCCTTGCTTTCAAGTTCTTCCAGATGTTTGGGGGAATTGAGCGCTTCCGGGGAGAGGCGAGTCAGCATGACAAAGGTTTGCATAAATGTTCCTCCCTTCGTTATGACCACCAGCATATTAACCAAGATTAATCCTACCATTCACACGCAATCGGTCAAGCAGTAAATTTCACTGCCGCCCAGTGACCGCGGCAAAAATCTCACAAATACAGTTGCAACAGAAGTGGAATACTGATATAAGGATTAAAAAGACCGTTATGGTCTTATTTATCCAAACAATCAATACTTCTAGGAGGAACCACCCATGGCAAAAAATCTGGAAATCTACAAATGCGAAAGCTGCGGAAACATCATTGAAATCCTTCATTCCGGCCCGGGAGACCTTGTCTGCTGCGGCAGTCCAATGCAATTACAGGTTGAGAATACGGTAGACGCATCCCGTGAAAAACATCTGCCCGTTCTGGAAAAAGCAAACGGTTCCGTCACCGTCAAGGTCGGCAGCGTACCCCATCCCATGGAGGAACAACACTATATCGAATGGATTGAAGTC
This genomic window contains:
- a CDS encoding TatD family hydrolase, with amino-acid sequence MTAKPFLIDSHAHIYGLEFSNDFDEMLQRAAEAGVEQIIVVGTDLETSKDACELAAKYENIYCAVGIHPHDASRVTEKCYDVIRDMANGNDKVVAIGEIGLDFYRDRSPREIQETVFRRFINLARELSLPIIVHDRDAHERVMTLVKEEKAADVGGVFHCFSGDLEMANACIALGFYISIPGTITYPGNEALRQVVRGVKVEKMLVETDCPYLTPVPHRGKRNEPAYVRFAAEKIAELKGLTLEDVSRITTLNVQSLFSIGRKNQNAQIAYRIRNSLYLNITNRCSNRCSFCAKFEDFTVKGHYLLLDHEPDFSEVMAAIAAHKGYDEVVFCGYGEPLLRLDLIKEVAAALKKQGMRIRINTDGQANLVYGRNILPELAGLIDTVSVSLNAADEDTYDLLCNTPFSKDGFTGVCTFLREAKQYIPQVIASAVTVPGLDIAEVKRLAESLGVEFREREYTEVG
- a CDS encoding GYD domain-containing protein, with product MQTFVMLTRLSPEALNSPKHLEELESKAVKCISTECPQVKWVHNFAILGGCDYLDIFQAPDMDTAIKVATIVRTFGHASTEVWGAVEWQKYKAMIRHLPGGVDLSAIR
- a CDS encoding desulfoferrodoxin, which translates into the protein MAKNLEIYKCESCGNIIEILHSGPGDLVCCGSPMQLQVENTVDASREKHLPVLEKANGSVTVKVGSVPHPMEEQHYIEWIEVIADGTVYRQALKPGDAPEATFPITAGSITVREYCSLHGQLSTIG